Proteins co-encoded in one Paenibacillus antri genomic window:
- a CDS encoding glycoside hydrolase family 3 protein, translating into MTAKTTETYPFQNPDSPLDERVNDLVSRFTLDEKVNLMCQYQDEVPRLGVGAYKHGTEAAHGVAWLGEATSFPQPIGLSCTWDEALLRKIGSIIGDEARGFYARDPKINGLTLWAPTVDMERDPRWGRTEEAYGEDPYLAGKLSAALVQGLQGDHPLYVKTVASLKHFYANNNEIDRGTCSISIDPRNKREYYLKAFELPFKEGGALSMMTAYNAVNGVPANVNPEVRDIVKGEWGMSGFVVSDAGDVTGTVDDHGYSASYKEAVALTIKAGVDSITDDHPRFKEAIREALADGLLAESDLDVALRNAFRVRFRLGEFDPERNPYASIDESVILRPEHAALSREAARKGVVLLKNEGGALPLQGARLGKVAVVGPLGGIVYRDWYSGTLPYSVTPADGIAAKLSAGDVVFRGGTNRVALRSTTTGKYVRLGDGDAALAATAVDAANASVLETTDWGWDSHTIVALENGKYLTTNDELVSATSTQIWEWFTKEVFHLRRTANGDVTLTTWNDRPVVVDADSGALRVVDGSKDDAETFAVEVIGDGLQEAVEAAASADAAIVFVGNHPLVNGKETIDRPDITLAASQERLIQEVYRANPNTTVVVVGSYPYAFPWADANVPAILYSSHAGQELGNAIADVLFGDFNPAGRLSMTWYKSVDQLPAFLDYDIIKGNRTYRYFEGEPLYPFGYGLSYSRFEYDNLALDRERLGADDVVTVRFRVMNNSDVAGEEVPQLYARALRSRVKRPNKELHGFRRIALAAGESAEVTFELKAADLAFWDVTRDRYCVESGEYEVMVGASSADIRLTASFAIDGETVPPRDLYRATSAANYDDYAGVFIGEGPNGGDCVVVDDPSAGAWIRFDDVELGEGAGANGVELVAAAAAPAAFEVRLDAPDGPIAASGTVEGAEGAKPAWRAFAAAATGASGRRSVYVTLRGPARVAAIRFLK; encoded by the coding sequence ATGACTGCGAAAACGACGGAAACGTACCCGTTTCAAAATCCGGATTCGCCGCTCGACGAGCGGGTGAACGATCTCGTCTCCCGGTTTACGCTGGACGAGAAGGTCAACCTGATGTGCCAGTATCAGGACGAAGTGCCGCGTCTCGGCGTCGGCGCGTACAAGCACGGCACCGAAGCGGCGCACGGCGTCGCCTGGCTCGGCGAAGCGACGTCGTTCCCGCAGCCGATCGGTCTGAGCTGCACTTGGGACGAAGCGCTGCTGCGGAAGATCGGCTCGATCATCGGGGACGAAGCGCGCGGCTTCTATGCCCGCGACCCGAAGATCAACGGCCTGACGCTGTGGGCGCCGACCGTCGACATGGAGCGCGATCCGCGTTGGGGCCGCACGGAGGAAGCGTACGGCGAAGATCCGTACCTCGCGGGCAAGCTGTCCGCGGCGCTCGTGCAAGGCTTGCAAGGCGACCACCCGTTGTACGTGAAGACGGTCGCTTCGCTGAAGCACTTCTACGCGAACAACAACGAGATCGACCGCGGCACATGCTCGATCAGCATCGATCCGCGGAACAAGCGCGAATATTATCTTAAGGCGTTCGAGCTGCCGTTCAAGGAAGGCGGCGCCTTGTCGATGATGACGGCGTACAACGCGGTGAACGGCGTACCGGCGAACGTCAACCCGGAAGTCCGCGACATCGTGAAGGGCGAATGGGGCATGTCCGGCTTCGTCGTCAGCGACGCCGGCGACGTCACCGGCACCGTGGACGATCACGGCTACAGCGCGTCGTATAAGGAAGCCGTCGCCTTGACGATCAAGGCGGGCGTCGACAGCATTACCGACGACCATCCGCGCTTCAAGGAAGCGATTCGCGAGGCGCTCGCGGACGGGCTGCTCGCCGAGAGCGATCTCGACGTCGCGCTGCGTAACGCGTTCCGCGTCCGCTTCCGGCTCGGCGAATTCGACCCCGAGCGGAATCCGTACGCGAGCATCGACGAGTCGGTCATTCTTCGGCCGGAGCACGCGGCGTTGTCGCGCGAAGCGGCGCGCAAGGGCGTCGTGCTGCTGAAGAACGAAGGCGGCGCGCTGCCGCTGCAGGGCGCAAGGCTCGGCAAGGTCGCCGTCGTCGGTCCGCTCGGCGGCATCGTCTACCGCGACTGGTACAGCGGCACGCTGCCGTATTCGGTGACGCCGGCCGACGGCATCGCGGCGAAGTTGTCCGCGGGCGACGTCGTCTTCCGCGGCGGCACGAACCGGGTCGCGCTTCGCTCGACGACGACGGGCAAATACGTGCGTCTCGGCGACGGCGACGCGGCGCTCGCCGCGACGGCCGTTGACGCGGCGAACGCTTCCGTGCTGGAGACGACGGATTGGGGCTGGGACAGCCATACGATCGTCGCGCTCGAGAACGGCAAGTACTTGACGACGAACGACGAGCTTGTCAGCGCGACCTCGACGCAAATTTGGGAGTGGTTCACGAAGGAAGTGTTCCACCTTCGCCGGACGGCGAACGGCGACGTAACGCTGACGACCTGGAACGACCGTCCGGTCGTCGTCGACGCGGACTCCGGCGCTCTTCGCGTCGTCGACGGCTCGAAGGACGACGCCGAGACGTTCGCCGTCGAGGTGATCGGCGACGGCCTTCAGGAAGCCGTCGAGGCGGCGGCGAGCGCGGATGCGGCGATCGTGTTCGTCGGCAACCATCCGCTCGTGAACGGCAAAGAGACGATCGATCGGCCGGACATTACGCTTGCGGCTTCGCAGGAGCGGCTCATTCAAGAAGTGTATCGGGCGAATCCGAACACGACGGTCGTCGTCGTCGGCAGCTACCCATACGCGTTTCCTTGGGCCGATGCGAACGTGCCGGCGATTCTGTATTCGTCGCACGCGGGCCAAGAGCTCGGCAACGCGATCGCCGACGTGCTGTTCGGGGACTTCAATCCGGCGGGCCGCTTGTCGATGACGTGGTACAAATCCGTCGATCAGCTGCCGGCGTTCCTGGATTACGACATTATCAAGGGCAACCGCACGTATCGGTATTTCGAGGGCGAGCCGTTGTATCCGTTCGGATACGGCCTGTCGTATTCGCGGTTCGAGTACGACAATCTTGCGCTGGACCGCGAACGGCTCGGCGCGGACGACGTCGTTACGGTCCGCTTCCGCGTAATGAACAACAGCGACGTCGCCGGCGAAGAGGTGCCGCAGCTGTACGCGCGCGCGCTCCGTTCGCGCGTGAAGCGCCCGAACAAGGAGCTGCACGGCTTCCGCCGCATCGCGCTCGCCGCCGGCGAATCGGCCGAGGTGACGTTCGAGCTGAAGGCGGCCGACCTCGCCTTCTGGGACGTCACCCGCGACCGGTATTGCGTCGAAAGCGGCGAGTATGAAGTTATGGTCGGCGCCTCGTCCGCCGACATTCGTCTGACGGCGTCGTTCGCGATCGATGGCGAGACGGTGCCGCCGCGCGATCTGTACCGGGCGACGAGCGCCGCGAACTACGACGACTACGCGGGCGTATTCATCGGCGAAGGGCCGAACGGCGGCGATTGCGTCGTCGTCGACGATCCTTCGGCCGGCGCGTGGATTCGGTTCGACGACGTCGAGCTCGGCGAAGGCGCAGGCGCGAACGGCGTCGAGCTCGTCGCCGCGGCCGCGGCGCCGGCGGCGTTCGAGGTGCGCCTCGACGCGCCGGACGGCCCGATCGCCGCAAGCGGAACGGTGGAAGGCGCCGAAGGCGCAAAGCCCGCTTGGCGCGCGTTCGCGGCGGCGGCGACCGGCGCGAGCGGCCGTCGTTCCGTCTACGTGACGCTCCGCGGTCCGGCGCGCGTCGCAGCGATTCGTTTCCTGAAGTAA
- a CDS encoding cache domain-containing sensor histidine kinase: protein MWQRWITAINDMKLRTKLIFSFIVVVFVPVLIVGFFLTGQLRAMALNNAVEQTAINVERVMKRTSDVIDVAYDNAYRFANDELLEDVANRRYDTTYEVVSAYRDFTEFRDTVGLYKEISSVRFYMDNPTMLNNWEFIPPTERIVNAPWYKDAVEANGLAVWRYMEDERYLKQTLSLVRKIDFWEHRSFGVLVLNVNMEMLQDILLQETFDTMIVDSNDRIVAANRTDRIGLTLADIDMVQDPITAGETGRFEGVVDGQWSEIRIESLVPEASANGLRIVSVFSIETIVADANRINRLALSVIGASLVLSLLLMYAFSGMLSSRMLRLSKHIQRMAAGQWRTTVRIDGKDEIGQLARQFNSMSASIADLMDEVEETNRQRSLLESKQNEIRFKMMASQINPHFLFNALESIRMRAHLKGEKEISRIVRLLGKMMRKNLEAGSRVIQLADEIDMVRCYLEIQSFRYEDRLKFELHVDPRAEATPIPPLIIQPLVENAVIHGLENKENGGTVRIRADVVGDRVRVCVEDDGIGMSPETLQRLNETLQAPEELEHNRIGMRNVHVRLQLSFGPEHGLVIRSAVGEGTSIHFYIPLGGNRYV from the coding sequence ATGTGGCAGCGATGGATTACCGCTATCAACGATATGAAGCTGCGAACGAAGCTGATTTTCTCGTTCATCGTCGTCGTCTTCGTTCCGGTGTTGATCGTGGGCTTCTTCTTGACCGGACAGCTTCGGGCCATGGCGCTCAACAACGCGGTGGAACAGACCGCGATTAACGTCGAGCGGGTCATGAAGCGGACGAGCGACGTCATCGACGTCGCGTACGACAACGCGTACCGGTTCGCGAACGACGAGCTGCTGGAGGATGTGGCGAACCGAAGGTACGACACCACCTACGAGGTGGTCTCCGCGTACCGGGACTTTACGGAGTTTCGCGATACGGTCGGCTTATATAAGGAAATTAGCAGCGTCCGATTTTATATGGACAACCCGACGATGCTGAACAACTGGGAGTTCATTCCCCCGACCGAACGCATCGTGAACGCGCCTTGGTACAAGGACGCCGTCGAAGCGAACGGTCTGGCGGTTTGGCGGTACATGGAAGACGAACGGTATTTGAAACAGACGTTAAGCCTCGTGCGCAAGATCGACTTCTGGGAGCACCGTTCGTTCGGCGTGCTGGTCTTGAACGTCAATATGGAGATGCTCCAGGACATCTTGCTGCAGGAGACGTTCGATACGATGATCGTCGATTCGAACGACCGCATCGTCGCCGCCAATCGGACGGACCGCATCGGCTTGACGCTCGCGGACATCGACATGGTGCAGGACCCCATTACGGCGGGCGAAACCGGGAGATTCGAAGGCGTCGTCGACGGGCAATGGTCCGAAATTCGAATCGAGTCGCTGGTGCCGGAAGCGAGCGCGAACGGCCTTCGCATCGTCTCCGTGTTTTCCATCGAGACGATCGTCGCCGACGCGAATCGGATCAACCGGCTGGCGCTGTCCGTCATCGGCGCGAGCCTCGTCTTGTCGCTCCTTCTCATGTACGCCTTCTCGGGCATGCTCTCTTCGCGGATGCTCCGCCTGAGCAAGCATATCCAGCGCATGGCCGCGGGACAATGGCGGACGACGGTCCGCATCGACGGGAAGGACGAGATCGGGCAGCTCGCGAGACAATTCAATTCGATGTCCGCGAGCATCGCCGACTTGATGGACGAGGTCGAGGAGACGAACCGGCAGCGCAGCTTGCTGGAGTCGAAGCAGAACGAAATTCGGTTCAAGATGATGGCGAGCCAGATCAATCCGCATTTCCTGTTCAACGCGCTGGAGTCGATCCGCATGCGGGCGCACCTTAAGGGGGAGAAGGAAATTTCCCGCATCGTCCGACTGCTCGGCAAGATGATGCGGAAAAACCTCGAAGCGGGCAGCCGCGTCATTCAGCTGGCCGACGAAATCGACATGGTCCGCTGCTACTTGGAAATCCAATCGTTCCGTTACGAGGATCGGCTGAAGTTCGAGCTGCACGTCGACCCGCGGGCCGAAGCGACGCCGATTCCGCCGCTCATCATCCAGCCGCTCGTCGAGAACGCCGTCATTCACGGATTGGAAAATAAGGAAAACGGCGGCACGGTGCGCATTCGGGCCGACGTCGTCGGCGACCGGGTGCGCGTGTGCGTCGAGGACGACGGCATCGGCATGAGCCCCGAAACGTTGCAACGGCTGAACGAGACGCTGCAAGCGCCCGAAGAACTCGAGCACAACCGGATCGGCATGCGCAACGTTCACGTTCGCCTGCAGCTCAGCTTCGGACCCGAGCACGGGCTCGTCATTCGGAGCGCCGTCGGCGAGGGGACGTCCATCCATTTCTATATACCGCTGGGAGGAAATCGATATGTATAG
- a CDS encoding response regulator transcription factor translates to MYSVLIVDDEPMIREGLRTLLPWEELGYEVVDTASNGREALRKHELLRPDLMIVDIRMPGMDGLELIEALREVDAGLHILILSGYADFDYAKKAILSRVDGYLLKPVDEDELEQYLRKLKTTLQEERARSKQADRWEEATKEQRVLAALRGGGDAGDGFGWPSYELVLIKLLAREDIDPIVAAAVRKEWAAAYEPTGKGVLFAAEPYVGLLWKHRLEDADARESLLRSLREPCHDRGLDCDAVSGGETSEWDRLESLYERALELMKDRFYYDADELRRYGDAGAPSAAGGPEALSAESASDATRDLEDKLYLAVDVGNADAASRLVDEAGRLMREAGLPEQTLKTRIVQIVSAVVGKLATNRPELQTVDRRLSVDMLALFREYRYDELLRATKSLFHSLMSATEEQGAEKLVKRVVDLIRRNYHENLKLETIAELFHYNSAYLGKVFKQSTGEYFNTYLDKVRIEQAKALLEQGMKVYQVAEQVGYANVDYFHTKFRKYVGTSPSAYKKKE, encoded by the coding sequence ATGTATAGCGTGTTGATCGTCGACGACGAGCCGATGATCCGGGAAGGGCTTCGGACGCTGCTGCCTTGGGAGGAGCTCGGGTACGAGGTCGTCGACACGGCGTCGAACGGCAGGGAGGCGCTGCGCAAGCACGAGCTGCTACGACCCGATCTGATGATCGTGGACATTCGGATGCCGGGCATGGACGGGCTCGAGTTGATCGAAGCGCTGCGCGAGGTCGACGCCGGCTTGCATATATTGATCCTGAGCGGATACGCGGATTTCGACTATGCGAAGAAGGCGATCCTCTCTCGCGTCGACGGCTATTTGCTGAAGCCCGTCGACGAGGATGAGCTCGAGCAATACTTGCGGAAGCTGAAGACGACGCTGCAGGAGGAGCGGGCGCGGTCGAAGCAAGCCGATCGTTGGGAAGAAGCGACGAAGGAGCAGCGAGTGCTCGCGGCGCTTCGCGGCGGAGGGGACGCCGGAGACGGCTTCGGATGGCCGAGCTACGAGCTCGTCTTGATCAAGCTGCTCGCGCGGGAGGACATCGACCCGATCGTGGCCGCCGCCGTGCGCAAGGAGTGGGCAGCGGCGTACGAGCCGACCGGTAAGGGCGTACTGTTCGCCGCGGAGCCGTACGTCGGCTTGCTCTGGAAACACCGGCTCGAAGACGCGGATGCCCGAGAGTCGCTGCTCCGCTCGCTTCGTGAGCCGTGCCACGACCGCGGGCTCGACTGCGACGCCGTGTCCGGGGGGGAGACGTCCGAGTGGGATCGGCTCGAGTCGCTGTACGAGCGCGCGCTCGAGCTCATGAAGGACCGGTTTTACTACGACGCCGACGAGCTTCGCCGATACGGCGACGCGGGAGCTCCGTCCGCGGCGGGCGGGCCCGAGGCGCTATCCGCGGAGAGCGCTTCGGACGCGACGCGGGATCTCGAGGACAAGCTGTATCTCGCCGTCGACGTCGGCAACGCGGACGCGGCGTCGCGTCTCGTCGACGAGGCCGGCAGACTGATGAGGGAAGCGGGCCTTCCCGAGCAGACGCTGAAGACGAGGATCGTACAGATCGTCTCCGCCGTCGTAGGTAAGCTGGCGACGAACCGGCCCGAGCTGCAGACGGTCGACCGCCGCCTGTCCGTCGACATGCTCGCCCTATTCCGCGAATATCGATACGACGAGCTGCTGCGGGCGACGAAGTCGCTGTTCCACAGTCTCATGTCGGCGACCGAGGAGCAGGGCGCGGAGAAGCTCGTGAAGCGGGTCGTCGACCTGATCCGGCGCAATTATCACGAAAATTTGAAACTCGAGACGATCGCGGAGCTGTTCCATTACAACAGCGCGTATTTGGGCAAGGTGTTTAAGCAGTCGACGGGGGAATACTTCAACACGTATTTGGACAAAGTAAGAATCGAACAAGCGAAGGCGCTGCTCGAGCAGGGAATGAAGGTGTATCAGGTGGCCGAGCAGGTCGGATACGCGAACGTCGATTATTTTCATACGAAATTCCGGAAATACGTCGGTACGTCCCCGTCCGCGTATAAGAAGAAAGAATAA
- a CDS encoding ABC transporter permease: MVTVAGQAKTETKAGKRKHFFHIAWQNRYLYAMSLPFVAWVFVFSYLPLWGWTMAFQKFRPGRGFFEQEWVGFEHFKTLFQDDMFYLVMRNTLAMSFMGLVAGFVVPILFAVLLNEVRHMFFKRFVQTVSYLPHFVSWVVVAGIVTKMLSTDNGAINDLLLWLGVISEPIQFMAKGEWFWGIVTASDVWKETGWNAIIYLAAIAGISPELYEAAKVDGASRLRQMWHITLPGIRSTIIILLIMSIGHLISIGFEKQFLLGNNLVVDYSNVLDLYALNYGLGMGRFSFGTAINIFNSVVSLMLLFAANGLFKKITKESIM, encoded by the coding sequence ATGGTAACGGTAGCGGGTCAAGCGAAGACCGAAACGAAAGCCGGAAAACGAAAGCACTTCTTCCATATCGCCTGGCAAAATCGGTACTTATACGCGATGTCATTGCCGTTCGTTGCATGGGTGTTTGTATTTAGTTACTTGCCGCTGTGGGGCTGGACGATGGCGTTCCAAAAGTTCCGGCCGGGACGAGGCTTCTTCGAACAAGAATGGGTAGGCTTCGAACATTTCAAGACGTTGTTCCAAGACGACATGTTTTATCTCGTCATGCGGAACACGCTGGCAATGAGCTTCATGGGCCTCGTCGCGGGCTTCGTCGTACCGATCCTGTTCGCGGTGCTGCTGAACGAGGTTCGACACATGTTCTTTAAGAGATTCGTACAAACGGTTTCCTACCTGCCGCACTTCGTCTCTTGGGTCGTCGTCGCGGGCATCGTAACGAAGATGCTGTCGACCGATAACGGCGCCATCAACGATCTGCTGCTGTGGCTCGGCGTCATCAGCGAACCGATTCAGTTTATGGCGAAGGGCGAATGGTTCTGGGGCATCGTCACCGCCTCGGACGTCTGGAAGGAGACGGGCTGGAACGCGATCATTTACTTGGCCGCGATCGCCGGCATCAGTCCGGAGCTGTACGAGGCCGCGAAGGTCGACGGCGCGAGCCGTCTCCGCCAAATGTGGCATATCACGCTGCCCGGGATCCGCTCGACGATCATTATCCTGCTTATTATGTCGATCGGTCATCTCATCAGCATCGGTTTCGAAAAGCAGTTCCTGCTCGGCAACAATCTCGTGGTCGATTACTCGAACGTCCTGGATCTGTATGCGCTGAATTACGGGTTAGGCATGGGCCGCTTCTCGTTCGGTACGGCGATCAACATTTTCAACTCCGTCGTCAGCTTGATGCTTCTGTTCGCGGCGAACGGCTTGTTCAAGAAAATTACTAAAGAAAGCATTATGTAA
- a CDS encoding carbohydrate ABC transporter permease, giving the protein MSAQVIRGQRKSMSDTMFDVVVYAVAIIVTIATLYPFLNVLAISLNDSVDSVRGGITIFPREFTLENYKVIFTYEGLLQGFKISGLRTIVGTVLGLASASMLAFTLSRPDFQGRRFVSVFLALTMYVSGGLIPAYILMRDLGLIGTFAVYVLPGLVSAFNVFVIRSFIDGLPYALQESAKLDGANDFTIYWRVILPLTKPALATIALFLAVGQWNMWFDTYLYNSSKPALTTLQFELMKVLQSTTQGSDYRDQNMSQVMSQVSPESVKMAITMVVTLPILVVYPFLQKYFVGGMTLGSVKS; this is encoded by the coding sequence ATGTCCGCACAAGTCATCCGAGGTCAACGCAAGTCCATGTCCGATACGATGTTCGACGTCGTGGTGTACGCGGTCGCGATTATCGTCACGATCGCTACCCTGTATCCCTTCCTGAACGTGCTGGCGATATCGCTCAACGATTCCGTCGACAGCGTCCGCGGGGGCATCACGATTTTCCCGAGAGAGTTTACGCTTGAGAACTACAAGGTCATTTTCACTTATGAAGGGTTGTTGCAAGGGTTCAAGATTTCGGGACTGCGGACGATCGTCGGCACCGTGCTCGGTCTCGCCAGCGCTTCGATGCTCGCGTTCACGCTGAGCCGCCCGGACTTCCAAGGACGGCGCTTCGTCTCGGTATTCTTGGCCTTGACGATGTACGTCTCCGGCGGATTGATTCCGGCCTACATCCTCATGCGGGACCTCGGCCTGATCGGCACGTTCGCCGTGTACGTCCTGCCGGGCCTCGTGAGCGCGTTCAACGTCTTCGTTATCCGCTCCTTCATCGACGGCTTGCCGTATGCGCTGCAGGAATCGGCGAAGCTCGACGGCGCCAACGACTTCACGATCTACTGGCGGGTCATCCTGCCGCTGACGAAGCCGGCGCTCGCCACGATCGCGTTGTTCCTCGCCGTCGGCCAGTGGAACATGTGGTTCGATACGTATCTGTACAACTCTTCGAAGCCCGCGCTCACGACGCTGCAGTTCGAATTGATGAAGGTGCTGCAAAGCACGACGCAAGGCAGCGACTACCGCGATCAAAACATGAGCCAAGTGATGTCGCAAGTGTCGCCGGAATCGGTCAAGATGGCGATTACGATGGTCGTCACGCTTCCGATCTTGGTCGTGTATCCGTTCCTGCAGAAGTATTTCGTCGGCGGCATGACGCTCGGTTCGGTGAAGAGCTGA